The following proteins come from a genomic window of Streptomyces sp. NBC_00539:
- the mtrB gene encoding MtrAB system histidine kinase MtrB: protein MQPGKPRGGSRRGALRGGRLLKDRVAGSPVLRLCVRLVRRPLLPAVRLWRRNIQLRVVATTLLLSLTVVLALGFVVIAQVSKGLLDAKEEAAQSQAAGGFAVAQEKANTPFAADGADVTDNKVGRDASTWMNSLVKQLASGGQTAFEVAALGAGAGEPAAPGAQGVKGARASGNVDPTASVPLSLRRAVNHSTGTFKTFSEIRYTAGSGEKAPAPALVIGKRLTDINGDPYFLYYLFPLTQEEESLNLIKATIATAGLFVVVLLGAIAWLVVRQVVTPVRMAAGIAERLSAGRLQERMKVTGEDDIARLGEAFNKMAQNLQLKIQQLEELSRMQRRFVSDVSHELRTPLTTVRMAADVIHDARVDFDPVTARSAELLAGQLDRFESLLADLLEISRFDAGAAALEAEPIDLRDVVRRVIDGAEPLAEHKGTRIRVLGDTQPVIAEADSRRVERVLRNLVVNAVEHGEGRDVVVRLASAGGAVAVAVRDYGVGLKPGEATRVFNRFWRADPARARTTGGTGLGLSIAVEDARLHGGWLQAWGEPGGGSQFRLTLPRTADEPLRGSPIPLEPEDSRSNRARAAAEAAARAGSANGPAGDGPRPADRSPIPPRPAVATAMPVPADPTALPGNGARVVARPIDQAADQAAEQPAQEDGPGGR, encoded by the coding sequence ATGCAGCCCGGCAAGCCCCGGGGCGGCTCCCGTCGGGGAGCCCTGCGGGGCGGCCGACTGCTCAAGGACCGAGTGGCCGGCAGCCCCGTGCTGCGGCTGTGCGTACGCCTCGTGCGCCGGCCGCTGCTTCCGGCTGTCCGGCTCTGGCGGCGCAACATCCAGCTGCGGGTCGTCGCCACCACCCTGCTGCTCTCGCTCACCGTCGTCCTCGCCCTGGGCTTCGTGGTCATCGCCCAGGTCAGCAAGGGCCTCCTCGACGCCAAGGAGGAGGCCGCGCAGAGCCAGGCCGCCGGTGGCTTCGCGGTCGCACAGGAGAAGGCCAACACGCCCTTCGCCGCCGACGGGGCCGACGTCACCGACAACAAGGTCGGCCGGGACGCCAGCACCTGGATGAACTCCCTCGTCAAGCAGCTGGCCAGCGGTGGCCAGACCGCCTTCGAGGTCGCCGCGCTCGGCGCGGGGGCGGGAGAGCCGGCCGCGCCCGGCGCCCAGGGCGTCAAGGGCGCACGCGCGTCCGGCAACGTCGATCCGACCGCCAGCGTCCCCCTCAGCCTGCGCCGCGCCGTCAACCACTCCACCGGCACCTTCAAGACCTTCTCCGAGATCCGCTACACCGCCGGCTCCGGGGAGAAGGCGCCCGCGCCCGCGCTGGTCATCGGCAAGCGGCTCACCGACATCAACGGCGACCCGTACTTCTTGTACTACCTCTTCCCGCTGACCCAGGAAGAGGAGTCCCTCAACCTCATCAAGGCCACCATCGCCACCGCCGGCCTGTTCGTCGTCGTGCTGCTCGGCGCCATCGCCTGGCTCGTGGTGCGCCAGGTCGTCACGCCCGTCCGGATGGCCGCCGGGATCGCCGAACGGCTCTCCGCCGGGCGGCTGCAGGAGCGGATGAAGGTCACCGGCGAGGACGACATCGCCCGCCTGGGCGAAGCCTTCAACAAGATGGCCCAGAACCTCCAGCTCAAGATCCAGCAGCTGGAGGAGCTGTCGCGGATGCAGCGCCGGTTCGTCTCGGACGTCTCCCACGAGCTGCGGACCCCGCTGACGACCGTCCGGATGGCGGCCGACGTCATCCACGACGCCCGCGTCGACTTCGACCCCGTCACCGCCCGCTCCGCCGAACTGCTCGCCGGACAGCTCGACCGCTTCGAGTCGCTCCTCGCGGACCTGTTGGAGATCAGCCGGTTCGACGCGGGCGCCGCCGCCCTGGAAGCCGAGCCCATAGACCTGCGCGACGTCGTGCGCCGCGTGATCGACGGCGCCGAACCGCTGGCCGAGCACAAGGGCACCCGGATCCGGGTCCTCGGCGACACCCAGCCCGTCATCGCCGAAGCCGACTCCCGGCGCGTCGAGCGGGTGCTGCGCAACCTCGTCGTCAACGCCGTCGAACACGGGGAGGGCCGCGACGTGGTGGTCCGGCTCGCGTCCGCGGGCGGGGCCGTCGCCGTCGCCGTACGCGACTACGGGGTCGGGCTCAAGCCCGGCGAGGCCACCCGCGTCTTCAACCGGTTCTGGCGCGCCGACCCCGCCCGTGCGCGGACCACCGGCGGGACCGGCCTCGGCCTGTCCATCGCCGTCGAGGACGCGCGGCTGCACGGGGGCTGGCTCCAGGCGTGGGGCGAGCCCGGAGGCGGCTCGCAGTTCCGGCTCACCCTGCCGCGCACGGCCGACGAACCGCTGCGCGGCTCCCCGATCCCGCTGGAACCCGAGGACTCCCGCTCCAACCGGGCCAGGGCCGCCGCCGAGGCAGCGGCCCGCGCCGGCTCCGCCAACGGCCCGGCGGGGGACGGGCCCCGGCCCGCCGACCGCTCCCCGATACCGCCGCGCCCGGCGGTCGCCACCGCCATGCCGGTCCCCGCCGATCCGACGGCGCTGCCCGGCAACGGGGCCCGGGTCGTGGCGCGTCCCATCGACCAGGCGGCCGATCAGGCCGCCGAGCAGCCAGCACAGGAGGACGGACCCGGTGGACGCTGA
- a CDS encoding DUF4350 domain-containing protein, translating to MTGPTSTARTPQDPATAAPVATAAIPRTTTLWLRSRGFLAALGVLLVGGVTLAALQSDGHHGRLDPRSPDPYGSRAVAELLHQRGVTTRVVTTAQEAAAATGPRTTLLVTDPDTLDDTRLRTLRSASERSGGRTVLLAPTSTSLPELAPAVRAHPYSDHRVLDPDCALPAARAAGRATTGDGPRYSTGLTAATACYPDGGRATLLVLPAPAKDGDTVLVGSESILLNRTLAEEGNASLALQILGTRPALVWYLPGPADQLAPDEAPEDKSLLDLVPSGWTWALLQLFVAAALAALWRARRLGPLVTEDLPVVIRASETTEGRARLYRRAGARDRAATVLRTASRERLAALVGVPATQAHEPATLLPAVTSRLTAGRPTDPATLLFGTPPPDDAALVALADHLDALEREVRTS from the coding sequence ATGACCGGCCCCACCTCCACCGCCCGGACCCCCCAGGATCCGGCCACAGCCGCCCCTGTCGCCACCGCGGCGATACCCCGGACCACCACCCTCTGGCTCCGCTCCCGGGGCTTCCTGGCCGCCCTCGGCGTCCTCCTGGTCGGCGGCGTCACCCTGGCCGCCCTCCAGTCCGACGGACACCACGGCCGCCTCGACCCCCGCTCCCCCGACCCCTACGGCAGCCGCGCCGTCGCCGAACTCCTCCACCAGCGGGGCGTCACCACCCGCGTCGTCACCACCGCCCAGGAAGCGGCCGCCGCCACCGGCCCCCGCACCACCCTGCTGGTCACCGACCCCGACACCCTCGACGACACCCGCCTGCGCACCCTGCGCAGCGCCTCCGAACGCTCCGGCGGCCGCACCGTACTCCTCGCGCCGACCTCCACGAGCCTCCCGGAGCTGGCCCCCGCCGTACGCGCCCACCCGTACTCCGACCACCGCGTCCTCGACCCGGACTGCGCGCTGCCCGCCGCCCGCGCCGCCGGCCGCGCCACCACCGGGGACGGCCCCCGCTACAGCACCGGCCTCACTGCGGCCACCGCCTGCTACCCCGACGGCGGCCGCGCCACCCTCCTCGTGCTGCCCGCGCCCGCCAAGGACGGCGACACCGTCCTCGTCGGCTCCGAGAGCATCCTGCTCAACCGGACCCTGGCCGAGGAGGGCAACGCCTCCCTCGCCCTCCAGATCCTCGGCACCCGCCCCGCACTCGTCTGGTACCTCCCCGGCCCCGCCGACCAGCTCGCCCCGGACGAAGCCCCCGAGGACAAGAGCCTCCTCGACCTCGTCCCGTCCGGCTGGACCTGGGCCCTGCTCCAGCTGTTCGTCGCCGCCGCCCTCGCCGCCCTGTGGCGGGCCCGCCGCCTCGGCCCGCTCGTCACCGAAGACCTCCCGGTGGTCATCCGCGCCTCCGAGACCACCGAAGGCCGCGCCCGCCTCTACCGCAGGGCCGGCGCCCGCGACCGCGCCGCGACCGTGCTGCGCACCGCGAGCCGCGAACGCCTCGCCGCGCTGGTCGGCGTACCCGCCACCCAGGCCCACGAGCCCGCCACCCTGCTCCCCGCCGTGACCTCCCGGCTCACCGCCGGACGTCCCACGGACCCCGCCACCCTGCTCTTCGGCACCCCGCCCCCCGACGACGCGGCACTCGTCGCGCTCGCCGACCACCTCGACGCCCTCGAAAGAGAGGTCCGCACCTCATGA
- a CDS encoding helix-turn-helix transcriptional regulator, whose protein sequence is MNRTSRLYALVEELRAAAPRPVTVAALATRFEVSTRTVQRDLQTLMEAGKPVRSVPGRGGGWSIAPEMTLPPIHLTAEEASALTAALATADISTPYAGAARTAAQKITASMTGPASVAAQHLAARIVSLPTRTGSAVRESVEQALTTSTVLRLSYTDAAGGQSRRAVEPAGLLAAGGRWYLIAWCRTRRAGRGFRLDRITAATLTSERARSHDLTDLLRESTAAAAVQPPVLARLTTSR, encoded by the coding sequence ATGAACCGCACTTCCCGACTGTACGCGCTGGTCGAAGAGTTGCGCGCGGCGGCGCCGCGGCCGGTGACGGTCGCGGCTCTCGCCACACGGTTCGAGGTGAGCACACGCACGGTGCAGCGTGATCTCCAGACACTGATGGAGGCCGGAAAACCCGTGCGCTCCGTGCCCGGACGGGGCGGCGGCTGGTCGATCGCCCCGGAGATGACCCTGCCCCCGATCCATCTCACCGCCGAAGAGGCATCGGCTTTGACCGCCGCGCTCGCCACGGCCGACATCTCCACCCCCTACGCCGGCGCAGCCCGCACGGCAGCCCAGAAGATCACGGCCTCGATGACCGGCCCCGCCTCCGTCGCTGCCCAACACCTCGCCGCACGGATCGTCTCGCTGCCGACGCGGACCGGCAGCGCAGTCCGCGAATCGGTCGAGCAGGCCCTCACGACCAGCACGGTGCTGCGGCTGTCCTACACCGACGCAGCAGGCGGGCAAAGCCGACGTGCAGTGGAACCGGCCGGTCTCCTGGCCGCAGGCGGCCGCTGGTACCTCATTGCCTGGTGTCGCACCCGCCGTGCCGGCCGCGGCTTCCGACTCGACCGCATCACAGCAGCCACTCTGACCAGTGAACGGGCGCGATCCCATGATCTGACCGACCTACTGCGCGAATCGACAGCCGCCGCCGCAGTCCAGCCCCCCGTACTGGCCCGACTCACAACCTCGCGGTAA
- a CDS encoding AAA family ATPase, whose amino-acid sequence MTATTDSARSSLEALRTEIAKAVVGQDPAVTGLVVALLCRGHVLLEGVPGVAKTLLVRALAASLELDTKRVQFTPDLMPGDVTGSLVYDARTAEFSFQNGPVFTNLLLADEINRTPPKTQSSLLEAMEERQVTVDGVPRKLPEPFLVAATMNPVEYEGTYPLPEAQLDRFLLKLTVPLPSREDEIGVLTRHAAGFNPRDLHAAGIRPVAGPAELEAARTAVENTTVSAEIAAYVVDICRATRESPSLTLGVSPRGATALLATARAWAWLTGRDYVTPDDVKALALPTLRHRVQLRPEAEMEGVSADAVITAILSHVPVPR is encoded by the coding sequence ATGACGGCCACCACGGACAGCGCCCGTTCCTCCCTGGAAGCGCTCCGCACCGAGATCGCGAAGGCCGTGGTCGGCCAGGACCCCGCCGTCACCGGACTCGTCGTCGCGCTCCTGTGCCGGGGCCACGTCCTCCTCGAAGGCGTCCCCGGCGTCGCCAAGACCCTCCTCGTACGCGCTCTCGCCGCGTCCCTCGAACTCGACACCAAGCGCGTCCAGTTCACCCCCGACCTGATGCCCGGCGACGTCACCGGCTCCCTCGTCTACGACGCCCGCACCGCCGAGTTCTCCTTCCAGAACGGCCCCGTCTTCACCAACCTCCTCCTGGCCGACGAGATCAACCGGACGCCCCCCAAGACCCAGTCCTCCCTCCTGGAGGCGATGGAGGAGCGCCAGGTCACCGTCGACGGCGTCCCCCGCAAGCTCCCCGAGCCCTTCCTCGTCGCCGCCACCATGAACCCCGTCGAATACGAGGGCACCTACCCCCTCCCCGAAGCCCAACTGGACCGCTTCCTCCTCAAACTGACGGTCCCCCTGCCGTCCCGCGAGGACGAGATCGGCGTCCTGACCCGCCACGCCGCCGGCTTCAACCCCCGCGACCTGCACGCCGCCGGCATCCGCCCGGTGGCCGGACCCGCCGAACTCGAAGCCGCCCGCACCGCGGTCGAGAACACCACCGTCTCCGCCGAGATCGCCGCGTACGTGGTCGACATCTGCCGCGCCACCCGCGAGTCGCCCTCCCTGACGCTCGGCGTCTCCCCGCGCGGAGCGACCGCCCTGCTGGCCACCGCCCGCGCCTGGGCCTGGCTCACCGGCCGCGACTACGTCACCCCCGACGACGTGAAGGCCCTCGCCCTGCCGACCCTGCGCCACCGCGTACAACTGCGCCCGGAAGCCGAGATGGAGGGCGTCTCCGCCGACGCGGTCATCACCGCGATCCTGTCCCACGTCCCCGTCCCCCGCTGA
- a CDS encoding DUF4129 domain-containing protein: MSTGGLIAVAAATPPVTTGRDAAREAAERELSKPLYHQNDPSPLQRALDRFWDWLGDFFDRASGATPGGAVGLSVVVLLAALAIGALWWRLGTPRRTATSAGTLFGEAARTAADHRAAADAHAAAGRWTEAVQERMRAVVRALEERTLLDPRPGRTADEAAAEAAAGLPQHADDLRAAARAFDDVTYGGRTGDPDTYGRLRTLDLTLERATPLLTGPTA; this comes from the coding sequence ATGAGCACGGGGGGACTCATCGCCGTCGCCGCCGCCACACCACCGGTGACGACCGGGCGCGACGCCGCCCGCGAGGCGGCCGAACGCGAACTGTCCAAGCCGCTGTACCACCAGAACGACCCCAGCCCCCTCCAGCGGGCGCTGGACCGGTTCTGGGACTGGCTCGGCGACTTCTTCGACCGTGCCTCCGGGGCGACCCCCGGAGGCGCGGTCGGCCTGTCCGTCGTCGTCCTCCTGGCCGCCCTGGCCATCGGCGCCCTGTGGTGGCGGCTCGGCACCCCCCGCCGCACCGCCACGTCCGCCGGCACCCTCTTCGGCGAAGCCGCGCGCACCGCCGCCGACCACCGCGCCGCCGCCGACGCCCACGCCGCCGCCGGCCGCTGGACCGAAGCCGTCCAAGAACGGATGCGCGCCGTCGTACGCGCCCTGGAGGAACGCACCCTGCTCGACCCGCGCCCCGGACGCACCGCCGACGAGGCCGCCGCCGAAGCCGCCGCAGGCCTCCCGCAGCACGCCGACGACCTCCGCGCCGCGGCCCGCGCCTTCGACGACGTCACCTACGGCGGCCGCACCGGCGACCCCGACACCTACGGCCGGCTGCGCACCCTCGACCTCACCCTGGAACGCGCCACCCCGCTCCTGACGGGACCCACGGCATGA
- a CDS encoding DUF58 domain-containing protein — MALTGRAALLAALGSLPVGILEPGWTGILAVNGALGLACAVDYALAAPVRALRLARSGDTSVRLGETADVHLTVTNPGGRRLRARVRDAWPPSSWPAGTEPGASRHDLVVPAGERRRLTTHLLPTRRGDRHADRVTVRSYGPLGLLSRQGTHTVPWTVRVLPPFTSRKHLPSRLARLRELDGRTSLLTRGEGTEFDSLRDYLPGDDTRSIDWRATARGQKVAVRTWRPERDRHILVCLDTGRTSAGRVGDAPRLDSAMDAALLLTALATRAGDRVDLLAHDRRPRAQVQGRSAADTLPAFVNAMATLEPELVETDARSLVSTILRTAPRRSLVVLLTSLDAAPIEEGLLPVLPRLTQRHTVLLASVADPHIAEMARSRGTLDSVYDAAAATRSQSERRRTADHLTRLGVHVLDATPDTLAPALADAYLALKASGRL; from the coding sequence ATGGCGCTCACCGGACGCGCCGCGCTGCTCGCGGCCCTCGGCAGCCTCCCCGTCGGCATCCTCGAACCCGGCTGGACCGGCATCCTCGCGGTCAACGGCGCCCTCGGCCTGGCCTGCGCGGTCGACTACGCCCTGGCGGCGCCCGTCCGCGCCCTGCGGCTGGCCCGCTCCGGCGACACCTCCGTGCGCCTGGGCGAGACCGCCGACGTCCACCTCACGGTCACCAACCCGGGCGGCCGCAGACTGCGGGCCCGCGTACGCGACGCCTGGCCCCCCAGCAGCTGGCCCGCCGGCACCGAACCCGGCGCGTCCCGCCACGACCTGGTCGTCCCCGCCGGGGAACGCCGCCGCCTCACCACCCACCTGCTCCCCACCCGCCGCGGGGACCGCCACGCCGACCGCGTCACGGTCCGCTCCTACGGGCCTCTGGGGCTCCTGTCCCGCCAGGGCACCCACACCGTGCCCTGGACGGTCCGTGTCCTGCCCCCGTTCACCAGCCGCAAGCACCTCCCCTCGCGCCTGGCCCGGCTCCGCGAACTCGACGGCCGCACCAGCCTCCTGACGCGCGGTGAGGGAACCGAGTTCGACAGCCTGCGCGACTACCTCCCCGGCGACGACACCCGGTCCATCGACTGGCGCGCCACCGCCCGCGGCCAGAAGGTCGCCGTCCGCACCTGGCGCCCCGAACGCGACCGCCACATCCTCGTCTGCCTCGACACCGGCCGCACCTCGGCCGGCCGCGTCGGCGACGCCCCCCGCCTGGACTCCGCCATGGACGCGGCCCTCCTCCTCACCGCGCTCGCCACCCGGGCGGGCGACCGCGTGGACCTCCTGGCCCACGACCGCCGCCCCCGCGCCCAGGTCCAGGGCCGCTCGGCCGCCGACACCCTCCCCGCCTTCGTCAACGCCATGGCCACCCTGGAACCGGAACTCGTCGAGACCGACGCCCGCTCCCTCGTCTCCACCATCCTGCGCACCGCCCCGCGCCGTTCGCTGGTGGTCCTCCTGACGAGCCTGGACGCCGCCCCCATCGAAGAGGGCCTCCTCCCCGTCCTGCCGCGCCTCACCCAACGCCACACGGTCCTGCTCGCCTCCGTCGCCGACCCGCACATCGCCGAGATGGCCCGCTCCCGCGGCACCCTCGACTCCGTCTACGACGCGGCGGCCGCCACCCGCAGCCAATCCGAGCGCCGCCGCACCGCCGACCACCTCACCCGCCTCGGCGTCCACGTCCTCGACGCCACCCCGGACACCCTGGCCCCCGCCCTCGCGGACGCCTACCTCGCCCTCAAGGCCTCGGGCCGCCTGTAG
- a CDS encoding alpha/beta hydrolase codes for MTITDQDCLEETLTFNDHFAAARADRPTGEQARSAATLTLLRRNRLGGDAPPTRLPHGRNRVIDGAVTVRTFVPDHVDGVYLHIHGGGWAFGSADGQDERLWRLAEGARLAVVSVDYRLAPEHPYPAGPDDCETAARWLVDHGLAEFGTQRLLIGGKSAGAHLSVMTLLRLRDRHGVTGAFRAAHLLFGPYDLSMTPSQRNFGDRRLLSNTDSLRGSYELFTPGMGDEQRRSPEVSPLFADLTGLPPARIVVGTEDPLLDDSLFLAARWEAAGAPVRLGVVAGAMHGFTLFPLTVTERELRRERDFLATS; via the coding sequence ATGACGATCACAGACCAGGACTGCCTCGAAGAAACCCTGACCTTCAACGACCACTTCGCAGCCGCCCGCGCGGACCGTCCGACCGGCGAACAGGCGCGGAGCGCGGCGACGCTGACGCTCCTGCGGCGCAACCGGCTCGGCGGCGACGCCCCGCCGACGAGGCTGCCGCACGGCCGGAACCGTGTCATCGACGGCGCAGTGACGGTACGGACCTTCGTGCCGGACCACGTCGACGGCGTGTACCTGCACATCCACGGAGGCGGCTGGGCGTTCGGCTCCGCCGACGGACAGGACGAGCGGCTCTGGCGCCTCGCCGAGGGGGCTCGGCTGGCCGTGGTCAGCGTCGACTACCGCCTTGCGCCGGAACACCCGTACCCCGCCGGACCCGACGACTGCGAAACCGCCGCCCGCTGGCTGGTGGACCACGGCCTGGCCGAGTTCGGAACGCAACGACTGCTGATCGGCGGTAAATCGGCCGGCGCCCACCTCAGTGTCATGACGCTGCTGCGCCTTCGCGACCGACACGGCGTCACCGGAGCCTTCCGGGCAGCACATCTGCTCTTCGGGCCCTACGACCTGTCGATGACACCGAGTCAGCGCAACTTCGGCGACCGGAGGTTGCTGAGCAACACCGACAGCCTGCGGGGCAGCTACGAACTGTTCACACCGGGGATGGGAGACGAGCAGCGCCGTAGCCCGGAGGTCTCGCCCCTTTTTGCGGACCTGACCGGGCTGCCGCCCGCCCGGATCGTCGTGGGCACCGAGGATCCGCTGCTGGACGACTCTCTTTTCCTGGCCGCGCGGTGGGAAGCGGCGGGCGCGCCCGTGCGACTCGGCGTCGTCGCCGGCGCGATGCACGGCTTCACCCTGTTCCCGCTGACCGTCACCGAGCGGGAGCTACGGCGAGAGCGGGACTTCCTGGCCACCTCGTGA
- the mtrA gene encoding two-component system response regulator MtrA: MMSSMKGRVLVVDDDTALAEMLGIVLRGEGFEPSFVADGDKALAAFREAKPDLVLLDLMLPGRDGIEVCRLIRAESGVPIVMLTAKSDTVDVVVGLESGADDYIVKPFKPKELVARIRARLRRSEEPAPEQLAIGDLVIDVAGHSVKRDGASIALTPLEFDLLVALARKPWQVFTREVLLEQVWGYRHAADTRLVNVHVQRLRSKVEKDPERPEIVVTVRGVGYKAGPS, translated from the coding sequence ATGATGTCAAGCATGAAGGGACGAGTCCTTGTCGTTGACGACGACACCGCGCTGGCCGAGATGCTCGGCATTGTGCTGCGTGGAGAAGGTTTTGAGCCGTCGTTCGTAGCGGACGGTGACAAGGCATTGGCGGCCTTCCGGGAGGCGAAGCCGGACCTGGTGCTGCTCGACCTCATGCTGCCCGGACGGGACGGCATAGAGGTGTGCAGGCTGATCCGGGCCGAATCGGGCGTGCCGATCGTCATGCTCACGGCGAAGAGCGACACCGTCGACGTCGTCGTGGGCCTGGAGTCCGGGGCCGACGACTACATCGTCAAGCCGTTCAAGCCGAAGGAGCTGGTGGCCCGCATCCGGGCCCGCCTGCGCCGCTCGGAGGAACCGGCGCCCGAGCAGCTGGCCATCGGTGACCTGGTCATCGACGTGGCCGGGCACTCCGTCAAGCGCGACGGTGCCTCGATCGCCCTGACCCCGCTCGAATTCGACCTGCTGGTCGCCCTCGCGCGCAAGCCCTGGCAGGTCTTCACCCGTGAGGTGCTGCTGGAGCAGGTCTGGGGCTACCGGCACGCGGCGGACACCCGCCTGGTCAACGTGCACGTGCAGCGGCTGCGCTCCAAGGTCGAGAAGGATCCCGAGCGCCCCGAGATCGTCGTGACGGTCCGCGGTGTCGGCTACAAGGCCGGACCGAGCTGA